In one Nicotiana sylvestris chromosome 8, ASM39365v2, whole genome shotgun sequence genomic region, the following are encoded:
- the LOC104227367 gene encoding uncharacterized protein isoform X2 yields the protein MWANPEHKRRCEINKVNRTKLKSNHFMGSRAFVAARAEIGVKEHEGVEPNRIEFFKSTHYSSEKGWSSPEAEINYNKMRDLRARSVSEENPMTIDEIVDNVLGTRSGYIKGLGYGPKPNTTTTTKRRTTELEDALRRAKEDAATTQHGLQERLNVTETEVANQQIQIKTLTSELGTLRARQEEILNQMKRHFIGSSPSSED from the exons ATGTGGGCGAATCCAGAGCATAAG AGACGATGCGAGATAAACAAGGTCAATCGAACAAAGCTGAAATCTAATCATTTCATGGGGTCAAGAGCTTTTGTAGCTGCTCGTGCTGAAATA GGTGTGAAGGAACATGAAGGAGTAGAGCCAAATAGGATTGAGTTCTTCAAAAGTACCCATTACTCGAGTGAAAAAGGATGGTCATCTCCAGAGGCTGAGATTAACTAC aacaaaatgagagattTGAGAGCTCGATCTGTTTCTGAAGAGAATCCAATGACTATTGATGAAATTGTTGATAATGTACTTGGTACAAGGTCGGGATATATTAAAGGTCTTGGTTATGGTCCAAAGCCtaatacaactacaacaacaaaaagaagGACAACAGAATTAGAGGATGCTCTTAGGAGGGCAAAAGAGGATGCTGCTACTACCCAACATGGTTTACAAGAACGTTTGAATGTAACTGAAACTGAGGTAGCAAATCAGCAGATACAGATAAAAACATTAACTTCTGAGCTGGGTACTCTAAGGGCACGCCAAGAGGAAATATTAAACCAAATGAAGCGTCATTTTATTGGCTCATCACCATCAAG TGAAGATTGA
- the LOC104227367 gene encoding uncharacterized protein isoform X1 produces the protein MWANPEHKRRCEINKVNRTKLKSNHFMGSRAFVAARAEIGVKEHEGVEPNRIEFFKSTHYSSEKGWSSPEAEINYNKMRDLRARSVSEENPMTIDEIVDNVLGTRSGYIKGLGYGPKPNTTTTTKRRTTELEDALRRAKEDAATTQHGLQERLNVTETEVANQQIQIKTLTSELGTLRARQEEILNQMKRHFIGSSPSRYMEETIGSRLIASEVSLHSSTSQS, from the exons ATGTGGGCGAATCCAGAGCATAAG AGACGATGCGAGATAAACAAGGTCAATCGAACAAAGCTGAAATCTAATCATTTCATGGGGTCAAGAGCTTTTGTAGCTGCTCGTGCTGAAATA GGTGTGAAGGAACATGAAGGAGTAGAGCCAAATAGGATTGAGTTCTTCAAAAGTACCCATTACTCGAGTGAAAAAGGATGGTCATCTCCAGAGGCTGAGATTAACTAC aacaaaatgagagattTGAGAGCTCGATCTGTTTCTGAAGAGAATCCAATGACTATTGATGAAATTGTTGATAATGTACTTGGTACAAGGTCGGGATATATTAAAGGTCTTGGTTATGGTCCAAAGCCtaatacaactacaacaacaaaaagaagGACAACAGAATTAGAGGATGCTCTTAGGAGGGCAAAAGAGGATGCTGCTACTACCCAACATGGTTTACAAGAACGTTTGAATGTAACTGAAACTGAGGTAGCAAATCAGCAGATACAGATAAAAACATTAACTTCTGAGCTGGGTACTCTAAGGGCACGCCAAGAGGAAATATTAAACCAAATGAAGCGTCATTTTATTGGCTCATCACCATCAAG GTATATGGAGGAAACTATTGGATCAAGACTAATTGCAAGTGAAGTGTCACTGCATTCCTCCACTTCTCAGTCCTAG